TCGTGTCAGGAAGTGTTTCCACATTGGCAGATGAATTCATTAGGGAGAAACTTGGATATTTGTTGGAAAATCATTGGACGCATCTCGTTGGTTTCGATATTAAGAAGCAATAGGAACCTATAAAGTTCGATGTATGTTAGCTAAAATTTTCCTAATTTAATTATTCTGTAACTGTAATGCCATTAGAGAAAGGTTGAAATTTAGTAGCTACATTGTAATTTTTTTCACCTGATTTTAAAGGCAAATGCTTTTTGACTTTGGATATTATCTCATCAAGCTTATGTTGTGGACATGTGACTCCCCTTACAACTCCAGTAACGATATCGACTATTACACCCTTAGTTCCAATATTTTCTGGGCGTGGCATCACGACGCGAGTTTTCACACCGATTTTCGCGAAATCCTCAAAATCCACAGGAGCCTGGCATACTATAATAGCTGGTATATCCACATTACGCAAAATGAGCCTTGCTTTATAGATGATATGATTTCGAACGTTTCCTAAATGAATTATTGCAATCTTAAATTGCTGAATGCGTTTGA
The DNA window shown above is from Methanomassiliicoccales archaeon and carries:
- the mcrC gene encoding methyl-coenzyme M reductase I operon protein C, whose translation is MIGRHTKVVECRESKGLGVGGGMAQRATISESGRDVVAIAMGPGKRHITKPVCEITYALREEGIDTSVIVINAGAGVPHDAPDVSTGSIFGLDEIEIKRIQQFKIAIIHLGNVRNHIIYKARLILRNVDIPAIIVCQAPVDFEDFAKIGVKTRVVMPRPENIGTKGVIVDIVTGVVRGVTCPQHKLDEIISKVKKHLPLKSGEKNYNVATKFQPFSNGITVTE